In Bradysia coprophila strain Holo2 unplaced genomic scaffold, BU_Bcop_v1 contig_350, whole genome shotgun sequence, a genomic segment contains:
- the LOC119080146 gene encoding xyloside xylosyltransferase 1 has protein sequence MTMNKILLVLIVASGFLLIFYANNDILTRKKLFSLFQSDYGHNSASNHNETTNSDIRRVKYVPKNATEYNIFVIYTHETFVLKTKFELFLKSLLKYASIPLHLHIVTDERSELSVEDVLKKEINEYKRVVFYTLYNMADNAAKISDISKAMMPHFNSNPGSYYSDALFYLSLGLHRIVDPNMSKAILIDCDVVFRSDVKRLFDEFERFSTENLFGLAPELTPVYRHILYKYRRFNPNTNFGNPYYPNSKSKSKRRKKKHGYPGLNSGVVMLNFDKIRNSKLFQENLKAENVNRIAKKYWFKGHLGDQDYYTLLGYEFPSLIYRLDCIWNRQLCTWWKTHGYSEIFDAFFHCEGKVRLYHGNCNTRVPE, from the exons ATGACGATGAACAAGATCCTGTTGGTATTGATTGTTGCCAGCGGTTTTCTTCTGATATTCTACGCCAACAATGACATTTTGACGAGAAAGAAATTGTTTAGCTTATTCCAGTCGGACTACGGACACAACAGTGCATCCAATCATAATGAAACGACAAATTCAGATATACGGCGAGTTAAATATGTACCGAAAAATGCGACCGAATACAACATATTTGTGATATATACGCATGAGACGTTCgtattgaaaacgaaattcgAGCTGTTCTTGAAGAGCTTACTGAAGTACGCGAGCATACCGTTGCATCTTCACATAGTCACGGATGAACGAAGTGAATTGTCTGTCGAGGATGTGCTGAAGAAGGAAATAAACGAATACAAAAGGGTGGTCTTTTACACGCTGTACAATATGGCAGATAATGCTGCTAAAATTAGTGATATTTCGAAGGCAATGATGCCTCATTTCAACTCAAATCCTG GTTCATACTACAGTGATGCCTTATTTTATCTATCACTTGGCTTGCATCGGATTGTCGATCCCAATATGAGCAAAGCAATTTTAATTGACTGTGATGTGGTTTTTCGTAGTGATGTAAAGCGGTTATTTGACGAatttgaaag ATTCTCAACGGAAAATCTGTTCGGACTGGCACCGGAACTAACGCCTGTCTATCGACACATACTGTACAAATATCGCAGATTCAATCCGAACACGAATTTTGGTAATCCATACTACCCGAATTCAAAATCGAAATCGAAACGGCGTAAGAAGAAGCACGGCTACCCCGGCCTGAATTCCGGCGTTGTGATGctcaattttgataaaattcgaaattcgaaattgttccaagaaaatttaaagGCCGAAAATGTGAATCGTATCGCGAAAAAGTATTGGTTTAAGGGCCATTTGGGTGATCAGGATTACTACACATTGCTGGGCTATGAATTTCCCAGTTTAATTTATCGCTTGGACTGTATTTGGAATCGGCAGCTGTGCACGTGGTGGAAAACTCATGGGTACAGTGAGATTTTCGATGCATTTTTCCATTGCGAAGGTAAAGTGCGACTGTATCATGGTAATTGTAATACTCGCGTACCCGAATGA
- the LOC119080147 gene encoding otefin yields the protein MSSAAQDDLNSLTNDQLRSRLLAVGLGSMPVTNSTRNVLLNRLRKTIEGQKTASRRETMHVTKLPTEDEKSASKTAKKPANRRNTINATPMAVEDIVPIARPKQNMRRSGRITPTFGENGNAASSIAVAPSEIDIVELDEDPVLEAYVPPRRATRSPSLGKSQTVVTSYKTEVAKPMLIVESTEEEEEEEGYDDEENGAATTVQNNIYPTLPTNGFKNISPPKTSSYQSALRRTTTHTTSYEPTSYQPSFEQNYRDVPFKAPLSKPIVPTYTTSSSSGLNRRYTASAFSSTQRFDDDSATEHSDIDAPYLSDFTKRLSQLRPEPLHRKIIADVKHHHQADDSLWQSFSNLVIAFGRKFGVFILAGSLLMIVVFIYVFFIMA from the coding sequence ATGTCTTCAGCCGCGCAAGACGATTTAAACAGCCTAACAAACGATCAATTACGATCTCGTTTGCTTGCTGTCGGCCTAGGAAGTATGCCTGTCACAAACTCGACTCGTAATGTTCTGTTGAACAGGCTTCGGAAGACAATTGAAGGTCAAAAGACTGCATCCCGCAGAGAAACGATGCATGTAACAAAGCTTCCAACTGAAGACGAAAAATCGGCATCAAAAACAGCCAAAAAACCTGCCAACCGACGCAATACGATCAATGCTACTCCGATGGCTGTCGAGGATATCGTACCGATAGCTAGACCCAAACAAAACATGAGACGATCAGGACGCATAACGCCTACTTTCGGCGAGAACGGCAATGCTGCATCATCAATTGCCGTTGCGCCATCTGAGATCGATATCGTTGAATTGGATGAAGATCCTGTTCTAGAAGCGTACGTCCCGCCAAGACGCGCAACGCGATCACCATCGCTGGGAAAAAGTCAAACTGTTGTTACGTCATACAAGACCGAGGTAGCAAAACCAATGTTGATCGTTGAAAGTACTGAGGaggaggaagaagaagaaggataTGATGACGAAGAGAATGGAGCTGCAACCACTGTGCAAAACAACATTTATCCAACGTTGCCGACCAATGGATTCAAGAATATCTCGCCGCCGAAAACGTCATCTTATCAATCCGCACTCAGACGCACTACAACGCACACCACCAGTTACGAGCCAACATCGTACCAGCCAtctttcgaacaaaattaccgAGACGTACCATTCAAGGCTCCACTGTCGAAACCAATCGTTCCCACTTACACGACATCATCAAGTTCTGGCTTGAACCGACGTTACACAGCCAGTGCATTCTCTTCGACGCAAAGATTCGACGACGACAGTGCCACAGAGCACTCCGACATTGATGCACCATACCTAAGTGACTTCACAAAGCGTCTGTCCCAATTGCGACCGGAGCCGTTGCACCGAAAAATAATTGCTGATGTCAAACATCATCATCAAGCTGACGATTCACTGTGGCAATCGTTTTCGAATTTGGTCATCGCATTCGGACGGAAATTCGGTGTTTTCATTTTGGCTGGAAGTTTATTGATGATTGTTGTCTTTATTTACGTATTTTTTATCATGGCATAA